From the Lysobacterales bacterium genome, one window contains:
- a CDS encoding M48 family metalloprotease produces the protein MLALAAGVALMLGCATQAPLREMTPGERPSEETDEAGLWSALDQAELSLQRSPLLIRDPALNAYVKKLVCDLAGEYCKDIRVYIIRRPYFNASMAPNGVMQVWTGALLRSENEAQIGFVLGHEIGHFLHQHSIKQWRRTKDIMNALSLLQLVAARTGTQDAYDIFDVSQFVALASLYKYGRDAERESDTEGFERAVKLGYRADQGSALWQGLLAEDNARDRTKPSGIFATHPATEERMTTLREAAEAFASAGSRTGEESFRAATEPFFASWLEDEMGRRHYPQTIVLLDRLQERAAGVHLAWVEYYRGELFRKRRAGGDDKRAIDAYRAAMRVPGYPAIAHRDLGYMYRTIQMPAQAATEWQEYLRQQPDAADRATVEHYIAEANGAAHANR, from the coding sequence ATGCTCGCACTGGCTGCGGGTGTGGCCCTGATGCTGGGCTGCGCGACACAGGCGCCGTTGCGCGAAATGACGCCGGGTGAACGCCCGTCCGAAGAAACCGACGAGGCCGGCCTCTGGTCGGCACTGGACCAGGCCGAACTGTCGTTGCAGCGCTCGCCGCTGTTGATCCGTGACCCGGCACTGAACGCCTACGTCAAGAAGCTGGTCTGCGACCTCGCCGGCGAGTACTGCAAGGACATTCGCGTCTACATCATCCGCCGCCCCTACTTCAACGCCAGCATGGCGCCGAACGGCGTCATGCAGGTCTGGACCGGCGCCCTGCTGCGTTCCGAAAACGAGGCCCAGATCGGGTTCGTGCTGGGCCATGAAATCGGCCACTTCCTGCATCAGCACTCGATCAAGCAGTGGCGTCGCACCAAGGACATCATGAATGCGCTCAGCCTGCTGCAGCTGGTAGCGGCGCGCACCGGCACCCAGGACGCCTACGACATCTTCGACGTGTCGCAATTCGTCGCGCTCGCCTCGCTCTACAAGTACGGGCGCGATGCCGAGCGCGAGTCCGACACCGAGGGCTTCGAACGCGCGGTCAAGCTCGGATATCGTGCCGACCAGGGTTCGGCGCTCTGGCAAGGATTGCTGGCCGAAGACAACGCCCGCGATCGCACCAAGCCCTCCGGCATCTTCGCGACGCATCCCGCCACCGAAGAGCGCATGACCACGTTGCGCGAGGCCGCCGAAGCCTTCGCGAGCGCGGGATCACGCACCGGCGAGGAATCGTTCCGGGCAGCCACCGAACCCTTCTTCGCCAGCTGGCTCGAAGACGAGATGGGGCGCCGACACTATCCGCAGACCATCGTGCTGCTGGACCGGCTGCAGGAACGCGCCGCCGGCGTCCACCTGGCCTGGGTCGAGTACTACCGCGGCGAATTGTTCCGCAAGCGCCGTGCCGGCGGCGATGACAAGCGCGCCATCGATGCCTACCGTGCCGCGATGCGGGTGCCGGGCTATCCGGCCATCGCGCACCGCGACCTTGGCTACATGTACCGCACCATCCAGATGCCGGCACAGGCGGCCACGGAATGGCAGGAATATCTGAGACAGCAACCCGACGCCGCCGATCGGGCGACCGTCGAACACTATATTGCCGAAGCGAACGGAGCCGCTCATGCGAATCGTTGA
- a CDS encoding peptidylprolyl isomerase: protein MSNLKAHINLARGTIHLDLFADQAPITVANFVNLARRKYYDGLSFHRVIPDFMIQGGCPEGSGRGGPGYKFDDEIVPSLRHDKGVLSMANAGSFGGKGTNGSQFFITHIATPWLDGKHTVFGKVVGAADQTLVDAVRQGDTITSITIEGDYSALFDKVRAQLDAWNAILDQR from the coding sequence ATGTCCAATCTCAAAGCCCACATCAACCTCGCCCGCGGCACCATCCATCTGGACCTGTTCGCGGACCAGGCGCCGATCACGGTCGCGAATTTCGTCAATCTCGCGCGCCGCAAGTATTACGACGGACTGAGCTTCCATCGCGTGATCCCGGACTTCATGATCCAGGGCGGCTGCCCGGAAGGCAGCGGTCGCGGCGGTCCGGGGTACAAGTTCGACGACGAGATCGTGCCGTCGTTGCGTCACGACAAGGGCGTGCTGTCGATGGCCAACGCCGGCTCGTTCGGCGGCAAGGGCACGAATGGCAGCCAGTTCTTCATTACCCACATCGCGACGCCGTGGCTGGATGGCAAGCACACCGTGTTCGGCAAGGTGGTCGGCGCTGCCGACCAGACCCTGGTCGACGCGGTTCGTCAGGGCGACACGATCACGTCGATCACCATTGAGGGCGATTACAGCGCCCTGTTCGACAAGGTGCGCGCACAGCTGGATGCGTGGAACGCGATCCTCGACCAGCGTTGA
- a CDS encoding lysoplasmalogenase, translating to MNQNLRFPLAALAAAAFCIGFATGLDWRVMLALKLAPVLLAIDWLRATAAPGRYRFWIALGLGLSLLGDAVLALPTDQFVAGLVAFLLAHLAYVAGYLNRSRAAAPSWLLVAASAVAGFLYLLDTRGNLGPMRVPVLVYATVIGAMLWRAGSLARLDRAGRWALVGALLFVASDMVLAWNRFVAPDPALRYINILLYWAGQWGIAASVVLHRVRPTARL from the coding sequence ATGAACCAGAATCTCCGTTTTCCCCTCGCTGCGCTGGCCGCTGCCGCGTTCTGCATCGGCTTCGCGACCGGGCTCGACTGGCGCGTGATGTTGGCGTTGAAGCTGGCGCCGGTGCTGCTGGCGATCGATTGGCTGCGCGCCACGGCCGCGCCCGGTCGTTACCGGTTCTGGATCGCGCTGGGTCTGGGGTTGTCCCTGCTCGGCGACGCGGTGCTGGCCTTGCCGACCGACCAGTTCGTCGCCGGACTGGTCGCCTTCCTGCTGGCGCACCTGGCCTATGTGGCTGGTTATCTGAACCGTTCGCGCGCCGCCGCACCGTCATGGTTGCTGGTTGCCGCGTCGGCGGTGGCCGGTTTCCTGTATCTGCTGGACACCCGCGGCAACCTGGGGCCGATGCGTGTGCCGGTGTTGGTCTATGCGACGGTGATCGGCGCGATGTTGTGGCGCGCGGGAAGTTTGGCCCGACTGGATCGTGCCGGACGATGGGCGCTGGTCGGCGCACTCCTGTTCGTGGCCAGCGACATGGTTCTGGCCTGGAACCGCTTCGTCGCGCCCGACCCGGCGCTGCGCTACATCAATATCCTGCTGTACTGGGCCGGACAGTGGGGCATTGCCGCGTCGGTGGTCCTGCATCGTGTGCGGCCGACGGCGCGGTTATGA
- the typA gene encoding translational GTPase TypA: MSIEKLRNIAIVAHVDHGKTTLVDCLLRQSGTLSDRQIVPDRVMDSNDIEKERGITILAKNTAIRWTDKRDGTEYRINIVDTPGHADFGGEVERVLSMVDSVLILVDAFDGPMPQTRFVTQKAFAMGFKPIVVVNKVDRPGARPDYVLNATFDLFDRLGATDEQLDFTTVYASALNGYAGMSPDVREGNMDPLFEAIIKHVEAPKVDAEGPFQMRISQLDYNNYVGLIGIGRVQRGKIKTNTPVSVIDRHGVKRNGRVLQVLGFMGLERREVPEAEAGDIIAINGIENLGISDTVCALDTPEALPALTVDEPTISMTFQVNNSPFAGSKEHSGGKFLTSRQLRDRLNRELMHNVALRVEDTDEAEKFKVSGRGELHLSILIENMRREGYELAVSRPEVIIKQIDGQWMEPFENLVCDLEEQFQGGVMQRLGERKAQLKNMEPDGRGRVRLEYLIPARGLIGFQTEFRTITAGTGLLFHVFEHYGPRAEGSIGKRQNGVMISNGQGPSPAYAQFAMQERGRLFVEPNQEIYEGQIVGIHAKDNDLTVNALRAKQLTNFRASGKDDALALTPPVKFSLEQALEFIEDDELVEVTPNAIRLRKKALTENDRKRASRQAA, from the coding sequence ATGTCCATCGAAAAGCTGCGCAACATTGCCATCGTCGCCCACGTCGACCACGGCAAGACCACCCTCGTCGACTGCCTGCTGCGCCAGTCTGGCACGCTCAGCGATCGCCAGATCGTGCCCGACCGAGTGATGGATTCGAACGACATCGAGAAGGAACGCGGCATCACCATCCTCGCGAAGAACACCGCGATCCGCTGGACCGACAAGCGCGATGGCACCGAATACCGTATCAACATCGTCGACACCCCGGGCCATGCCGACTTCGGCGGCGAAGTCGAACGTGTGCTGTCGATGGTCGACTCGGTGCTGATCCTGGTCGACGCCTTCGACGGCCCGATGCCGCAGACCCGCTTCGTGACCCAGAAGGCCTTCGCGATGGGCTTCAAGCCGATCGTCGTGGTCAACAAGGTCGACCGCCCGGGCGCGCGCCCGGACTACGTGCTCAATGCCACCTTCGACCTGTTCGACCGCCTCGGCGCGACCGACGAGCAGCTCGACTTCACGACGGTCTACGCCTCGGCCCTGAACGGCTACGCCGGCATGAGCCCGGACGTGCGCGAAGGCAACATGGATCCGCTGTTCGAAGCCATCATCAAGCACGTGGAAGCGCCGAAGGTCGATGCCGAAGGCCCGTTCCAGATGCGCATCAGCCAGCTCGACTACAACAACTACGTCGGCCTGATCGGCATCGGTCGCGTGCAGCGCGGCAAGATCAAGACGAACACCCCGGTCAGCGTCATCGATCGCCACGGCGTCAAGCGCAATGGTCGCGTGCTGCAGGTGCTCGGCTTCATGGGCCTGGAGCGCCGCGAAGTGCCGGAAGCGGAAGCCGGCGACATCATCGCGATCAACGGCATCGAAAACCTCGGCATCTCCGACACCGTCTGCGCGCTCGACACGCCGGAAGCCTTGCCGGCCCTGACCGTCGACGAACCGACCATCAGCATGACCTTCCAGGTCAACAACTCGCCGTTTGCCGGCAGCAAGGAGCATTCGGGCGGCAAGTTCCTGACCAGCCGCCAGTTGCGCGATCGCCTCAATCGCGAGCTGATGCACAACGTCGCGCTGCGCGTCGAAGACACCGACGAGGCCGAGAAATTCAAGGTCTCCGGCCGCGGCGAACTGCACTTGTCGATCCTGATCGAGAACATGCGTCGCGAAGGCTACGAACTGGCCGTGTCGCGTCCGGAAGTGATCATCAAGCAGATCGACGGCCAGTGGATGGAGCCGTTCGAGAATCTGGTCTGCGACCTCGAAGAACAATTCCAGGGCGGCGTGATGCAGCGCCTCGGCGAGCGCAAGGCCCAGCTGAAGAACATGGAACCCGATGGTCGCGGTCGTGTGCGCCTCGAGTACCTGATTCCCGCACGCGGCCTGATCGGCTTCCAGACCGAATTCCGCACGATCACGGCGGGCACCGGCCTGCTGTTCCACGTGTTCGAGCACTATGGCCCGCGCGCCGAGGGTTCGATCGGCAAGCGCCAGAACGGCGTGATGATCTCGAATGGCCAGGGCCCGTCGCCGGCCTATGCGCAGTTCGCGATGCAGGAACGCGGACGCCTGTTCGTCGAGCCGAACCAGGAAATCTATGAAGGCCAGATCGTCGGCATCCACGCCAAGGACAATGACCTGACGGTCAACGCCCTGCGTGCGAAGCAGCTCACGAACTTCCGTGCTTCGGGCAAGGACGACGCGCTGGCGCTGACGCCGCCGGTGAAATTCTCGCTGGAGCAGGCGCTGGAATTCATCGAGGATGACGAACTCGTCGAAGTGACGCCGAACGCGATCCGGCTGCGCAAGAAGGCGCTGACCGAAAACGACCGCAAGCGCGCCTCGCGCCAGGCCGCCTGA
- a CDS encoding DUF3011 domain-containing protein has translation MMRYTMLRLAGLFGAGAFALFDATPVTAQAVVSKHTAYGLIVCESRGRESFCPAETRYGVTLTRELSRGSCIEGRTWGTRRDGIWVSGGCAAEFEIGSEARHSGGAYDPGYGNENDGVDSIRCESYNNRYQQCAVDTRGGVELIQQHSRGACIAGQTWGYEHGYIWVDRGCRAEFELGGRGYGPPGYGQPGYGDSDWGITGDEFLIRCESVDERQAFCPFDVGRANVTLERQLSRGSCTLGRSWNFNPRGIYVSGGCRGEFRVDREFRPAPGYGGQPGYGGYNVIRCESYEQRRNTCPADIRRGVRLDRQLSKGACREGYSWGWDRRGVWVDKGCRADFVID, from the coding sequence ATGATGCGATACACCATGCTGCGGCTGGCAGGTCTGTTCGGTGCGGGTGCATTCGCACTCTTCGATGCCACGCCCGTGACCGCGCAGGCGGTCGTATCCAAGCACACGGCCTACGGGTTGATCGTTTGCGAATCGCGCGGCCGTGAAAGTTTCTGTCCGGCCGAAACCCGCTACGGCGTCACCTTGACGCGTGAATTGTCCCGCGGCAGCTGCATCGAGGGTCGCACCTGGGGCACGCGTCGCGACGGCATCTGGGTCAGTGGTGGCTGTGCAGCCGAGTTCGAGATCGGTTCCGAGGCACGCCATTCCGGCGGTGCCTATGACCCCGGCTACGGCAACGAAAATGACGGCGTCGACAGCATCCGCTGCGAGTCCTACAACAACCGTTACCAGCAGTGTGCGGTGGACACCCGGGGTGGCGTCGAACTGATTCAGCAGCACAGTCGCGGCGCCTGCATCGCCGGCCAGACCTGGGGCTATGAACATGGCTACATCTGGGTCGATCGAGGCTGTCGCGCCGAATTCGAGCTGGGTGGACGCGGCTACGGCCCGCCCGGCTACGGTCAGCCAGGCTATGGCGATTCAGATTGGGGCATTACCGGCGACGAATTCCTGATTCGCTGCGAATCGGTCGACGAGCGCCAGGCCTTTTGTCCGTTTGATGTCGGCCGAGCGAACGTCACCCTTGAACGCCAGCTCAGCCGCGGCAGCTGCACGCTGGGTCGCAGCTGGAACTTCAATCCGCGCGGGATCTACGTCTCCGGCGGCTGCCGCGGCGAGTTCCGCGTCGACCGCGAATTCCGTCCCGCCCCGGGATATGGCGGCCAGCCCGGATATGGCGGCTACAACGTGATCCGCTGCGAGTCGTACGAGCAGCGCCGCAATACCTGCCCGGCCGATATCCGGCGCGGCGTGCGACTCGACCGCCAGCTCAGCAAGGGCGCGTGCCGTGAAGGCTACAGCTGGGGCTGGGACCGCCGAGGCGTGTGGGTCGACAAGGGCTGCCGCGCCGATTTCGTGATCGACTGA
- a CDS encoding adenylate/guanylate cyclase domain-containing protein, producing the protein MSETRALTILFADVSGSTKLFELRGDVEARTIIARVLEALTGIAGNHGGKVIKTIGDEIMCTFPGALNGILAAVDMQKRVSHDAIFVKDNVGIRIGLHHGDTLVEADDVYGDAVNTAARMASTAKREQIVTTASSIRGLTNVGSVKTRQLGAVRVSGKMEPIEIVDVIWQEDLSNVTTVQRAIRLDDIPGSGGAKLTLRFKGRMMELSAASQPFTLGRDPNSSLVIDAEWVSRNHASIEFKRGYFMIGDRSTNGTFVRLGEDEELRLHRDEIHLRKSGTISLGQAGAINAEYVLYYQCSP; encoded by the coding sequence ATGTCCGAGACCCGCGCCCTCACCATCCTGTTTGCCGACGTCAGCGGCTCGACCAAGCTGTTCGAGCTGCGTGGCGACGTCGAGGCCCGCACGATCATCGCGCGCGTCCTTGAAGCCCTGACCGGCATTGCCGGCAATCACGGCGGCAAAGTCATCAAGACCATCGGCGACGAGATCATGTGCACGTTCCCCGGGGCGCTGAACGGCATCCTTGCGGCAGTGGACATGCAAAAACGCGTGTCCCACGACGCCATCTTCGTCAAGGACAACGTCGGGATCCGCATCGGCTTGCACCACGGGGATACCCTGGTCGAGGCCGACGACGTCTACGGCGACGCGGTCAACACCGCCGCGCGCATGGCCTCGACCGCGAAGCGCGAGCAGATCGTGACCACGGCGAGCAGCATTCGCGGCCTGACCAATGTCGGCAGCGTCAAGACGCGACAACTGGGCGCCGTCCGGGTGTCCGGCAAGATGGAGCCGATCGAAATCGTCGACGTGATCTGGCAGGAAGACCTGTCGAACGTGACGACGGTGCAGCGGGCGATCCGCCTCGACGACATCCCCGGTTCGGGTGGCGCCAAGCTGACGCTGCGCTTCAAGGGCCGGATGATGGAGCTGAGTGCCGCATCGCAGCCGTTCACCCTCGGCCGTGATCCCAATTCCAGCCTGGTCATCGACGCCGAATGGGTGTCGCGCAACCACGCTTCGATCGAGTTCAAGCGCGGCTATTTCATGATCGGCGACCGCAGCACGAACGGGACCTTCGTCCGCCTCGGCGAGGACGAGGAATTGCGCCTGCATCGCGACGAGATCCATCTGCGCAAGTCCGGCACCATCAGCCTGGGACAGGCCGGTGCGATCAATGCCGAATACGTCCTGTATTACCAGTGCTCGCCCTGA
- a CDS encoding replicative DNA helicase — protein sequence MAARPEPLSAAKKVDPLRVPPNSIEAEQAVLGGLMLSSEAWDKVADRINEGDFYRRDHALIFRAIGELSNKSMPADAVTLGEWFEAQGIAELVGGSRYILELANTTPSAANIAAYADIVREKSVLRQLIDAGTEIAGDAFVPEGRSSQELLETAEQKVFHIAEAGARGRKGFVTMGAAVKDAFAQLQHRYENRGAVTGLATGLRDFDEMTAGLQPSDLIILAARPSMGKTALALNMAEYAAIKGKKAVAVFSMEMSASQLAFRLISSLGRINQQHLRTGELEDADWPRVTSAIQLLKDAKIFIDDTPALSPGDLRARARRLKREHDLGLIVIDYLQLMAVPGTRENRATEISEISRSLKALAKELNVPVIALSQLNRSLEQRTDKRPVMADLRESGAIEQDADVIVFIYRDDYYNKESPDKGLAEIIIGKQRNGPTGSVKLTFMGQYTKFENHASAGFAGSFE from the coding sequence ATGGCCGCCCGCCCCGAACCCCTGTCCGCCGCCAAGAAAGTCGATCCGCTGCGCGTGCCACCGAACTCGATCGAAGCCGAACAGGCCGTGCTCGGTGGCCTGATGTTGTCCAGCGAAGCCTGGGACAAGGTCGCCGACCGCATCAACGAGGGCGATTTCTATCGCCGCGATCATGCCCTGATTTTCCGCGCCATCGGCGAACTGTCGAACAAGTCGATGCCGGCCGACGCGGTGACGCTCGGTGAATGGTTCGAAGCGCAGGGCATCGCCGAACTGGTCGGCGGTTCGCGCTACATCCTCGAACTCGCGAACACCACGCCCTCCGCCGCGAACATCGCCGCTTATGCCGACATCGTGCGCGAGAAATCGGTATTGCGGCAGCTGATCGACGCCGGCACCGAGATCGCCGGCGACGCCTTCGTACCGGAAGGCCGATCCAGTCAGGAACTGCTGGAAACCGCCGAGCAGAAGGTCTTCCACATCGCCGAAGCCGGCGCACGCGGGCGCAAGGGCTTCGTCACCATGGGCGCTGCGGTGAAGGACGCCTTCGCCCAGTTGCAGCACCGTTACGAGAATCGCGGCGCGGTGACCGGCCTCGCCACCGGCTTGCGCGATTTCGACGAAATGACGGCCGGCTTGCAGCCTTCCGACCTGATCATCCTCGCCGCGCGCCCGTCGATGGGCAAGACAGCGCTGGCCCTGAACATGGCCGAATACGCGGCGATCAAGGGCAAGAAGGCGGTGGCGGTGTTCTCGATGGAAATGTCGGCCTCGCAGCTGGCCTTCCGTTTGATTTCCTCGCTCGGCCGGATCAATCAGCAACACCTGCGCACCGGAGAGCTCGAGGACGCCGACTGGCCGCGAGTCACTTCGGCGATCCAGCTGCTGAAGGACGCCAAGATCTTCATCGACGATACCCCGGCGCTGTCGCCCGGCGACCTGCGCGCCCGCGCGCGGCGCCTGAAGCGCGAGCACGACCTCGGCCTGATCGTGATCGATTACCTGCAGCTGATGGCGGTACCGGGCACGCGCGAGAACCGGGCGACCGAAATTTCAGAGATCTCGCGCAGCCTGAAGGCGCTGGCCAAGGAACTCAACGTGCCGGTGATCGCGCTGTCGCAGCTCAATCGTTCGCTCGAACAACGCACCGACAAGCGCCCGGTGATGGCCGACCTGCGCGAATCGGGCGCGATCGAGCAGGACGCCGACGTGATCGTGTTCATTTATCGCGACGACTATTACAACAAGGAATCGCCCGACAAGGGCCTCGCCGAGATCATCATCGGCAAGCAACGCAACGGTCCGACCGGCAGCGTGAAACTGACCTTCATGGGCCAGTACACCAAGTTCGAGAACCACGCTTCGGCCGGCTTTGCCGGGAGCTTCGAGTGA
- the alr gene encoding alanine racemase codes for MSRSAFATIHLGALRHNLARVRALAPNSRVMAVIKADGYGHGLERVARALSGADAFGVAAIADGQRLRAAGIGHRIVVLSGIDEAGDLLEVRRLDLDIVVHHAHQLALIAADPDPRPLRIWLKLDTGMHRLGFDPVLADALLARLQALPNVHEDIVLMSHFARSDEPAETTTAQQLARFAAASAAALPHSIANSAAIVHFPDARQDWVRAGGALYGLSVEHERCGNDDGFRPAMSLSSKLVAINRVAKGERVGYGGLYECPDDMAIGVVAIGYGDGYPRSAATGTPVLLNGRAAPIIGRVSMDLMMIDLRDHADAAINDRVLLWGPDLPVERVAASAGTISYELTCGITRRVMFLEDDS; via the coding sequence GTGAGTCGATCGGCGTTCGCGACAATCCATCTCGGGGCGTTGCGACACAATCTTGCACGCGTCCGTGCGTTGGCACCGAACAGCCGCGTGATGGCCGTGATCAAGGCTGACGGCTACGGGCACGGCCTGGAGCGCGTCGCCCGCGCCTTGTCCGGCGCCGACGCCTTCGGTGTCGCTGCGATCGCCGACGGCCAACGTCTGCGCGCAGCCGGCATCGGCCATCGCATCGTCGTGCTGTCGGGCATCGATGAAGCCGGCGACCTGCTGGAGGTGCGCCGACTCGATCTCGACATCGTCGTTCATCATGCGCATCAACTCGCCTTGATTGCTGCCGACCCCGACCCGCGTCCGCTGCGGATCTGGCTCAAGCTCGACACCGGCATGCATCGCCTCGGTTTCGATCCCGTGCTCGCCGATGCGCTGCTCGCACGCCTGCAGGCCTTGCCCAACGTGCACGAGGACATCGTGCTGATGAGTCATTTCGCGCGTTCGGATGAACCTGCGGAAACGACGACTGCGCAGCAACTCGCGCGGTTCGCGGCCGCGAGCGCGGCGGCGCTGCCCCATTCGATCGCGAATTCCGCGGCTATCGTGCACTTCCCCGACGCCCGCCAGGACTGGGTACGCGCCGGCGGTGCCTTGTATGGCCTCAGCGTCGAGCACGAGCGCTGCGGCAACGACGACGGTTTCCGCCCGGCCATGAGCCTGTCCAGCAAGCTCGTCGCGATCAATCGCGTCGCCAAGGGCGAACGCGTCGGTTACGGCGGCCTGTACGAATGCCCCGACGACATGGCGATCGGCGTCGTCGCGATCGGGTATGGCGACGGCTATCCGCGCAGCGCAGCGACCGGCACGCCGGTCCTGTTGAACGGCCGGGCCGCGCCGATCATCGGCCGGGTTTCGATGGACCTGATGATGATCGACCTGCGCGACCATGCCGATGCAGCCATCAACGACCGCGTCCTGCTGTGGGGACCGGACTTGCCAGTCGAACGCGTCGCCGCCAGCGCCGGCACGATCAGCTACGAACTCACTTGCGGCATCACCCGCCGCGTCATGTTTCTCGAAGACGACAGCTGA
- the radA gene encoding DNA repair protein RadA produces the protein MAKAKTAYVCNDCGAEYSKWQGQCTECNAWNTLSEVRLASAKAAKSEPRGGYAGGGNALVTALAKVSESEEHRTLIGIGELDRVLGGGLVRGSVVLIGGDPGIGKSTLVLQALAALAGRSKTLYVTGEESLGQVAARARRLGLSLDAIDALADTGIERILDTAIAQKPDFLVIDSIQTMYSDQIESAPGSVSQVRESAARLVRYAKEVGCAVFLIGHVTKEGGIAGPRVLEHMVDAVLYFEGEAGSRFRVLRAFKNRFGAVNELGVFAMGDKGLREVPNPSAIFLSNHEQPTPGSAIMVTREGTRPLLVEVQALVDQSPLANPRRVALGLEQNRLAMLLAVLHKHGGFALYDQDVFVNVVGGIRVQETAADLPVLLAALSSFRNRPLGHRLAAFGEVGLAGEIRPVPNGEERIREAASHGFERIVVPKANAPKKAPGGIQIIAVERLAEAIAVLD, from the coding sequence ATGGCCAAGGCCAAGACCGCCTATGTCTGCAATGACTGCGGCGCCGAATATTCGAAATGGCAGGGGCAATGCACCGAGTGCAATGCCTGGAACACGCTGAGCGAGGTGCGCCTGGCCTCGGCGAAAGCCGCGAAGAGCGAGCCGCGCGGTGGCTATGCCGGTGGTGGCAATGCTCTGGTCACGGCCCTTGCCAAGGTGTCGGAGTCGGAAGAACACCGCACCCTGATCGGCATCGGCGAACTCGACCGCGTACTCGGTGGCGGGCTGGTGCGCGGCTCGGTGGTGCTGATCGGCGGCGATCCCGGTATCGGCAAGTCGACCCTGGTGTTGCAGGCGCTGGCCGCGCTCGCCGGTCGCTCGAAGACGCTGTATGTGACCGGCGAGGAAAGCCTGGGTCAGGTCGCCGCACGTGCGCGCCGACTCGGCCTGTCGCTGGATGCGATCGACGCGCTGGCCGACACCGGCATCGAACGCATCCTCGATACCGCGATCGCGCAGAAGCCCGATTTCCTGGTGATCGATTCGATCCAGACCATGTACTCCGATCAGATCGAATCGGCGCCAGGCTCGGTATCGCAAGTGCGCGAATCGGCGGCGCGGCTGGTGCGGTACGCGAAGGAAGTCGGCTGCGCCGTGTTCCTGATCGGCCACGTCACCAAGGAGGGCGGCATCGCCGGTCCGCGCGTGCTCGAACACATGGTCGATGCGGTGCTGTATTTCGAAGGCGAGGCCGGCAGCCGCTTCCGGGTCTTGCGCGCGTTCAAGAACCGCTTCGGCGCGGTCAATGAACTCGGCGTGTTCGCGATGGGCGACAAAGGGCTGCGCGAGGTCCCGAATCCGTCCGCGATCTTCCTGTCGAACCACGAACAACCGACCCCGGGCAGCGCGATCATGGTCACCCGCGAAGGCACACGGCCCTTGCTGGTCGAGGTGCAGGCGCTGGTCGACCAGTCGCCGCTGGCCAATCCGCGTCGCGTCGCGCTCGGTCTGGAACAGAATCGGCTGGCGATGCTGCTCGCGGTGCTGCACAAGCACGGCGGCTTCGCGCTGTATGACCAGGACGTGTTCGTGAACGTCGTCGGCGGCATTCGCGTGCAAGAAACCGCGGCCGATCTGCCGGTGTTGCTGGCGGCGTTGTCGAGCTTCCGCAATCGCCCCCTCGGCCATCGCCTCGCTGCCTTCGGCGAAGTCGGCCTCGCCGGCGAAATCCGTCCGGTCCCGAACGGCGAGGAACGCATCCGCGAAGCCGCCTCGCACGGCTTCGAACGGATCGTCGTGCCGAAGGCCAACGCGCCGAAGAAAGCGCCCGGCGGCATCCAGATCATCGCCGTCGAACGCCTCGCCGAAGCCATCGCGGTGCTGGATTGA
- a CDS encoding nuclear transport factor 2 family protein, translated as MSEFPQNDRINRFYEAFRALDADTMQAAYAPAAVFDDEAFSLRGREEIGAMWRMLCTAVKDKGRADWKLEFSSIDCDDEVGVAHWEAHYRFSATGRLVHNIIEAEFAFDKNGLITRHRDRFDFWRWSRQALGTPGLLLGWSPFLRNKVRTQAAANLAKFRAKG; from the coding sequence ATGAGCGAGTTTCCGCAGAACGACCGCATCAACAGATTCTACGAAGCCTTTCGCGCACTCGATGCCGACACCATGCAGGCGGCCTACGCGCCCGCTGCGGTGTTTGATGACGAGGCGTTCTCGCTGCGCGGCCGCGAGGAGATCGGTGCGATGTGGCGCATGCTTTGCACGGCCGTCAAGGACAAGGGCAGGGCGGACTGGAAGCTGGAATTCAGCAGCATCGACTGCGATGACGAAGTCGGCGTCGCGCACTGGGAAGCGCACTACCGTTTTAGTGCCACCGGTCGTCTGGTGCACAACATCATCGAAGCCGAATTCGCCTTCGACAAGAACGGCCTGATCACCCGCCACCGCGACCGTTTCGACTTCTGGCGCTGGTCCAGACAGGCCCTCGGCACGCCCGGCCTGCTGCTCGGCTGGTCGCCCTTCCTGCGCAACAAGGTACGGACGCAGGCCGCAGCGAACCTGGCGAAGTTCCGCGCCAAGGGCTGA